One genomic region from Salinicola endophyticus encodes:
- a CDS encoding sulfurtransferase has product MSVLITPEALAAQLQTPQPPLLLDCRTLRQEGRDDGVTLPGSRRFDLERDMSAAAGTGGRHPLPTQAAFTATLSRLGVTPGRAVVVFDDQGGRLAAARGWWMLACWAGHPDVRVLDGGIQAWRSAGEALTQVSEAAAPGEVDADTAWQPDYHDTAWIGLERLATEGGQLIDARAASRFRGEEEPLDPVAGHIPGALCHPCADNLAADGRFRSPAALAATLPQGARLTAYCGSGVTACHNILAYAVAGLALPRLYVGSWSEWIEGAGRPVATGPA; this is encoded by the coding sequence ATGTCGGTACTGATCACCCCCGAGGCCCTCGCGGCCCAGCTGCAGACACCCCAGCCGCCGCTGCTGCTCGACTGTCGCACCTTGCGGCAGGAGGGCCGAGACGATGGCGTGACGCTGCCCGGCAGCCGGCGCTTCGATCTCGAACGCGACATGTCGGCGGCAGCCGGCACCGGCGGTCGCCATCCGCTGCCGACGCAGGCGGCATTCACCGCGACGCTCTCGCGCCTCGGCGTGACACCTGGGCGAGCCGTGGTGGTGTTCGACGATCAGGGCGGGCGGCTGGCCGCGGCGCGGGGCTGGTGGATGCTGGCGTGCTGGGCGGGGCACCCGGACGTGCGCGTGCTCGATGGTGGCATTCAGGCGTGGCGGTCAGCGGGGGAGGCGCTCACGCAGGTCTCGGAAGCCGCCGCACCTGGGGAAGTGGACGCCGACACGGCATGGCAGCCCGACTACCATGACACGGCCTGGATCGGGCTAGAACGGCTGGCGACTGAGGGAGGTCAGTTGATCGACGCCCGAGCCGCTTCGCGCTTCCGCGGCGAGGAGGAGCCCCTCGATCCCGTAGCGGGGCATATTCCCGGCGCCCTGTGTCACCCCTGTGCCGACAATCTTGCCGCCGACGGCCGCTTCCGGTCACCGGCAGCACTGGCCGCGACCCTGCCCCAGGGAGCGCGGCTGACCGCCTACTGCGGCTCCGGGGTGACCGCGTGCCACAACATTCTCGCCTATGCGGTGGCCGGCCTGGCGCTGCCGCGGCTCTACGTCGGCTCCTGGAGCGAGTGGATCGAGGGTGCGGGGCGGCCGGTGGCCACCGGTCCGGCCTAG
- a CDS encoding electron transfer flavoprotein-ubiquinone oxidoreductase: MDFDVVIVGAGPSGLAAACRLMQQAQAAERELSVCVVEKGSEVGAHILSGAVLEPRALAELFPDWAERGAPLKTAVTRDDLYLLKDAQKEQKLPGALVPKSLHNVGHGTQNYIISAGNLCRWLGEQAEALGVEIFPGFAAQEALIDDAGIVRGIITGDMGVAADGSEGANYMPGMELRAKYTLFCEGARGHIGKRLIERFDLAAGRDPQHYAIGFKELWDVPAEQHEPGLVVHGSGWPLTDKAAGGDGHGGWFLYHGDDNQVMVGLIVDLSYRNPYLSPFDEFQRLKHHPQLKRYLEGGKRVAYGARAIAKGGANCLPKMTMPGALLLGCDAGTLNFAKIKGIHTAMKSGLVAAESVFEALAADDAGGRELTAFTQAWESSWAWQELQASRSFGPAIHRYGTLGGGAYYFVDQLLGGGKLPTLHDTTPDYRLTPAAKATRIDYPKPDGKLSFDKPSSVFLSNTNHDEDQPCHLRLSDPSIPIEKNLPEYAEPAQRYCPVGVYEVVEESDGPRFQINFQNCIHCKTCDIKDPAQNITWVAPEGGGGPNYPNM, translated from the coding sequence ATGGATTTCGATGTAGTCATCGTCGGCGCAGGGCCGAGCGGACTGGCGGCGGCATGCCGGCTGATGCAGCAGGCCCAGGCGGCAGAGCGCGAACTTTCCGTGTGCGTGGTCGAGAAAGGCTCCGAGGTCGGCGCCCATATCCTCTCCGGTGCCGTGCTCGAGCCGCGCGCCCTGGCCGAACTCTTCCCCGACTGGGCCGAGCGCGGGGCGCCGCTGAAGACCGCGGTCACGCGTGACGACCTCTATCTGCTCAAGGATGCGCAGAAGGAGCAGAAACTGCCCGGCGCGCTGGTGCCCAAGAGCCTGCACAACGTGGGCCACGGCACCCAGAACTACATCATCAGCGCCGGCAACCTGTGCCGCTGGCTGGGTGAGCAGGCGGAGGCCCTGGGGGTGGAGATCTTCCCCGGCTTCGCCGCCCAGGAGGCGCTGATCGACGACGCCGGCATCGTGCGCGGCATCATCACCGGCGACATGGGCGTGGCCGCCGATGGCAGCGAGGGCGCCAACTACATGCCGGGCATGGAGCTACGCGCCAAGTACACGCTGTTCTGCGAAGGCGCCCGCGGGCATATCGGCAAGCGCCTGATCGAGCGCTTCGACCTCGCCGCCGGCCGCGATCCGCAGCACTATGCCATCGGCTTCAAGGAGCTGTGGGACGTACCCGCCGAACAGCACGAGCCGGGCCTGGTGGTGCATGGCTCCGGCTGGCCGCTCACCGACAAGGCGGCCGGCGGCGACGGCCACGGCGGCTGGTTCCTCTACCATGGCGACGACAACCAGGTGATGGTGGGGCTGATCGTCGACTTGAGCTATCGCAACCCCTACCTGTCGCCGTTCGACGAGTTCCAGCGGCTCAAGCACCACCCGCAGCTCAAGCGCTACCTCGAGGGTGGCAAGCGGGTCGCCTACGGCGCGCGGGCGATCGCCAAGGGCGGCGCCAACTGCCTGCCCAAGATGACCATGCCCGGGGCGCTGCTGCTCGGCTGCGACGCCGGCACCCTCAACTTCGCCAAGATCAAGGGCATCCACACGGCGATGAAGTCCGGCCTGGTCGCCGCCGAGAGCGTGTTCGAGGCCCTCGCCGCGGATGATGCCGGCGGCCGCGAGCTCACCGCCTTCACCCAGGCGTGGGAGTCGAGCTGGGCGTGGCAGGAGCTGCAGGCGAGCCGCAGCTTCGGGCCGGCGATCCACCGCTATGGCACCCTCGGCGGCGGTGCCTACTACTTCGTCGACCAGTTGCTCGGGGGCGGCAAGCTGCCCACGCTGCACGACACTACGCCGGACTATCGCCTCACCCCCGCCGCCAAGGCCACCCGTATCGACTATCCCAAGCCGGATGGCAAGCTGTCGTTCGACAAGCCTTCCTCGGTGTTTCTCTCCAACACCAATCACGATGAGGATCAGCCCTGCCATCTGCGCCTGAGCGACCCCAGCATCCCGATCGAGAAGAACCTGCCCGAGTATGCCGAGCCGGCACAGCGCTACTGCCCGGTCGGCGTCTACGAGGTGGTCGAGGAGAGTGACGGCCCGCGGTTCCAGATCAACTTCCAGAACTGCATCCACTGCAAGACCTGCGACATCAAGGACCCGGCGCAGAACATCACCTGGGTGGCGCCGGAGGGCGGCGGCGGCCCCAACTACCCCAATATGTGA
- a CDS encoding electron transfer flavoprotein subunit beta/FixA family protein, whose translation MKVLVAVKRVIDYNVKIRVKPDHSDVDLTNVKMAMNPFCEIAVEEAVRLKEQDVASEIVAVTVGPKAAQEQLRTALALGADRAIHVETEARVESLAVAKLLKAVVDEEQPDLVILGKQAIDTDNNQTGQMLAALSGMPQGTFASKVDVKEGSVDVTREIDGGLQTVALTLPAVVTTDLRLNEPRYAKLPDIMKAKKKPLESKTPEALGVSVESGLELLGVETPAERKGGVKVGSVDELVEKLKTEAKVL comes from the coding sequence ATGAAAGTACTCGTCGCGGTCAAACGCGTCATCGACTACAACGTCAAGATCCGCGTCAAGCCGGATCACTCCGATGTCGATCTGACCAACGTCAAGATGGCCATGAACCCGTTCTGCGAGATCGCCGTCGAAGAGGCGGTGCGGCTCAAGGAGCAGGACGTGGCCAGCGAGATCGTCGCCGTCACCGTCGGCCCCAAGGCCGCGCAGGAGCAGCTGCGCACCGCGCTGGCGCTGGGCGCCGATCGCGCCATTCACGTCGAGACCGAGGCGCGGGTCGAATCGCTGGCGGTGGCCAAGCTGCTCAAGGCGGTGGTCGACGAGGAGCAGCCGGATCTGGTGATCCTGGGCAAGCAGGCCATCGACACCGACAACAACCAGACCGGCCAGATGCTGGCGGCGCTCTCCGGCATGCCCCAGGGCACCTTCGCCTCGAAGGTCGATGTCAAGGAAGGCAGCGTGGACGTCACCCGCGAGATCGACGGCGGCCTGCAGACGGTGGCACTGACGCTGCCGGCGGTGGTCACTACCGACCTGCGTCTCAACGAGCCGCGCTACGCCAAACTGCCCGACATCATGAAGGCCAAGAAGAAGCCGCTCGAGAGCAAGACGCCGGAAGCGCTGGGCGTCAGCGTCGAGAGCGGACTCGAGCTGCTCGGGGTCGAGACCCCGGCCGAGCGCAAGGGCGGGGTGAAGGTCGGCTCGGTGGATGAGCTGGTGGAGAAACTCAAGACCGAAGCGAAAGTGCTTTGA
- a CDS encoding FAD-binding protein, producing the protein MSILILAEQHDGELATGTAHVVAAARAIGGDIDVLVAGEGVDAVAQAAAGLDGVSRVRVADDAVYAHQLAEPLAELLVALADDYTHVLAASSTTGKNVLPRLAALRDVAQISDILEVVGPDTFKRPIYAGNAIATVRSSDPLKVITVRTTAFDAVADGGSAAIEPVSAQVSNASSRFVGEELAQSDRPELGSAKIVISGGRGMGSGDNFKLLDGIADKLGAAIGASRAAVDAGFVPNDMQVGQTGKIVAPELYIAVGISGAIQHLAGMKDSKVIVAINKDEDAPIFQVADYGLVGDLFEILPALEQKL; encoded by the coding sequence ATGAGCATTCTGATTCTCGCCGAACAGCATGATGGCGAACTGGCGACAGGGACGGCACACGTGGTCGCCGCGGCACGCGCGATCGGTGGCGACATCGACGTGCTGGTCGCCGGCGAAGGGGTCGACGCCGTGGCCCAGGCCGCGGCCGGCCTCGACGGCGTCAGCCGGGTGCGGGTGGCCGACGACGCGGTCTATGCGCACCAGCTGGCCGAGCCGCTGGCCGAACTGCTGGTGGCACTGGCCGATGACTACACCCATGTGCTGGCTGCCTCCAGCACCACTGGCAAGAACGTGCTGCCGCGGCTGGCGGCGCTGCGCGACGTGGCCCAGATCTCCGACATCCTCGAAGTGGTCGGTCCCGATACCTTCAAGCGGCCGATCTACGCCGGCAATGCCATCGCCACGGTGCGCTCGAGCGACCCGCTGAAGGTGATCACGGTGCGCACCACCGCCTTCGACGCCGTGGCCGACGGCGGCAGCGCCGCGATCGAGCCGGTCAGCGCCCAGGTGAGCAACGCAAGCAGCCGCTTCGTCGGTGAAGAGCTGGCCCAGAGTGATCGCCCCGAGCTGGGCAGTGCCAAGATCGTCATCTCCGGCGGCCGCGGCATGGGCAGCGGCGACAACTTCAAGCTGCTCGACGGGATCGCCGACAAGCTGGGCGCCGCCATCGGCGCTTCGCGCGCGGCGGTCGACGCCGGTTTCGTGCCCAACGACATGCAGGTGGGGCAGACCGGCAAGATCGTCGCGCCGGAGCTCTACATCGCGGTGGGCATCAGCGGTGCGATCCAGCACCTGGCCGGGATGAAGGACTCCAAGGTGATCGTGGCGATCAACAAGGACGAGGATGCGCCGATCTTCCAGGTGGCAGATTACGGCCTTGTCGGTGATCTGTTCGAGATCCTGCCGGCGCTGGAGCAGAAGCTCTAG
- a CDS encoding DUF3450 domain-containing protein — protein sequence MLHSPRQRSHRRFTALCFVAASLVGVAAQAPAQDSLSQASIEAQQTQAALQRRIDSADDATREALERLRRATRQADRLESYNAELAPVVADQAKRIEAQQRALAQISTTREALPGEMREMVEQLRGMIEADMPFLRQERLARVDTLEQMLASDETSQSDKLQKIFSVWRTELDYGRQMDQWSGPLTGARAPDAQAGSDYARQVDYLRVGRTGFYYVTPDGQAGGVWKVASQRWEPLDRGQIDEVRRGIRIARDQAAPTLLALPASISVVPGQSPQAAGDEAGSGDAQTPSAPQEPAQESAS from the coding sequence GTGTTGCATTCCCCGCGTCAGCGAAGCCATCGCCGTTTCACGGCGCTCTGCTTCGTCGCCGCGAGTCTCGTCGGCGTGGCCGCTCAGGCCCCGGCTCAGGACTCGCTCAGTCAGGCCAGCATCGAGGCGCAGCAGACCCAGGCCGCGCTGCAGCGGCGTATCGACAGTGCCGACGATGCCACGCGTGAGGCCCTCGAGCGGCTGCGCCGCGCCACCCGGCAGGCGGACCGCCTGGAGAGCTACAACGCCGAGCTGGCGCCGGTGGTGGCGGATCAGGCCAAGCGCATCGAGGCTCAGCAGCGGGCACTGGCGCAGATCTCGACCACGCGTGAGGCGCTGCCGGGCGAGATGCGCGAGATGGTCGAACAGCTGCGCGGGATGATCGAGGCCGACATGCCGTTTCTGCGCCAGGAGCGCCTGGCGCGGGTCGATACCCTCGAACAGATGCTCGCCAGTGACGAAACCTCCCAGTCCGACAAGCTGCAGAAGATCTTCTCGGTGTGGCGTACCGAACTCGACTACGGCCGCCAGATGGACCAGTGGAGCGGCCCGTTGACGGGTGCGCGGGCGCCGGACGCGCAGGCCGGTAGCGACTATGCGCGTCAGGTCGACTACCTGCGGGTGGGGCGCACCGGCTTTTACTATGTCACTCCCGACGGTCAAGCCGGCGGCGTGTGGAAGGTCGCGAGCCAGCGCTGGGAGCCGCTAGACCGCGGCCAGATCGACGAGGTGCGCCGGGGCATCCGTATCGCCCGTGACCAGGCCGCTCCGACACTGCTGGCGCTGCCGGCGTCGATCAGTGTGGTCCCCGGGCAGTCGCCGCAAGCGGCCGGCGATGAGGCCGGATCAGGCGATGCCCAGACCCCGAGCGCGCCGCAGGAACCGGCACAGGAGTCGGCATCATGA
- a CDS encoding MotA/TolQ/ExbB proton channel family protein, giving the protein MKPHSFVSRGQSLLIALMLAAPVAQAQDPAAPDAQDAPASRSSATQSSATQTASEAPNTLQQVLARFQADSREAEARDDARLATLVDDRQKLDAAVADAEKRLSAAQAKREELEQRQREQRQTLADLSQQRGGDAADIEAVSQVIKQQAGELRDALGDSWLTLGGAAQLPPRLDDRGLVDIATLDRLRGDLAALIAESARGVSFEAPVAAADGDVQVRPVVRLGDSVAFSQGDLLARDTDAKLPLEVFPHTPGDVRAALRDFQAGRGERFFFDPTDGEVLQAIAQQPSLWQRFQQGGYVGYVIVGLGAIGLLVALAQYFYLLRVSSRMQRQLRDPERLRDDNPLGRVLGRFGALGPSHAPEALEARLDEALLAEQPRLERGQPIVKLIAAVAPLLGLLGTVTGMIITFQSITVFGTGDPQLMAGGISQALVTTVLGLITAVPLLFVNTALSSRSRRLVGLLEGRASAVLAEHLEAAGQDQESHRGVHA; this is encoded by the coding sequence ATGAAGCCGCATTCGTTCGTTTCCCGTGGGCAGTCGCTGCTGATCGCGCTGATGCTGGCGGCGCCGGTAGCCCAGGCGCAGGATCCGGCCGCACCCGATGCCCAGGATGCTCCCGCCTCCCGGTCTTCCGCTACCCAGTCTTCCGCCACTCAGACCGCGTCCGAAGCGCCCAATACGCTGCAGCAGGTGCTGGCGCGCTTCCAGGCCGACAGTCGCGAGGCCGAGGCGCGGGACGATGCGCGTCTGGCCACGCTGGTGGATGACCGCCAGAAGCTCGACGCGGCAGTGGCGGACGCCGAAAAGCGGCTGTCGGCAGCGCAGGCAAAGCGTGAAGAACTGGAACAGCGCCAGCGCGAGCAGCGCCAGACGCTGGCCGATCTGAGTCAGCAACGTGGCGGCGATGCTGCCGATATCGAGGCGGTGTCGCAGGTGATCAAGCAGCAGGCCGGCGAGCTGCGCGATGCCCTCGGCGATAGCTGGCTGACCCTGGGCGGTGCGGCGCAGCTGCCGCCACGGCTGGACGATCGCGGGCTGGTCGATATCGCTACCCTCGATCGGCTACGCGGTGACCTCGCTGCGCTGATCGCGGAGAGCGCCCGCGGCGTCAGCTTCGAGGCCCCGGTGGCGGCTGCCGACGGCGACGTTCAGGTGCGCCCGGTGGTGCGTCTGGGCGACAGCGTGGCCTTCAGCCAGGGAGATCTCCTGGCGCGTGACACCGACGCCAAGCTGCCGCTCGAGGTCTTCCCGCACACGCCCGGCGATGTCCGCGCGGCGCTGCGCGACTTCCAGGCCGGGCGGGGCGAGCGCTTCTTCTTCGATCCCACCGACGGCGAGGTGCTGCAGGCGATCGCCCAGCAGCCCAGCCTGTGGCAGCGCTTTCAGCAGGGGGGCTATGTCGGCTACGTGATCGTCGGGCTGGGCGCCATCGGCCTGCTGGTGGCGCTGGCGCAGTACTTCTATCTGCTGCGGGTGAGTTCACGCATGCAGCGTCAGCTGCGCGACCCCGAGCGGCTGCGTGACGACAATCCCCTGGGGCGGGTGCTCGGGCGCTTCGGTGCGCTGGGCCCGAGCCACGCCCCGGAAGCCCTCGAGGCGCGTCTCGACGAGGCGCTGCTGGCGGAGCAGCCGCGTCTGGAGCGCGGCCAGCCGATCGTCAAGCTGATCGCCGCGGTGGCACCGCTGCTGGGGCTGCTGGGAACGGTCACTGGGATGATCATCACCTTCCAGTCGATCACCGTGTTCGGCACCGGCGATCCGCAACTGATGGCCGGGGGGATCAGTCAGGCGTTGGTGACCACCGTGCTGGGTCTGATCACAGCGGTGCCGTTGCTGTTCGTCAACACCGCGCTGAGCAGCCGCAGCCGGCGGCTGGTCGGGCTGCTCGAAGGGCGCGCCAGCGCGGTTCTGGCCGAGCATCTGGAAGCAGCGGGCCAGGATCAGGAGAGCCATCGTGGCGTTCACGCTTGA
- a CDS encoding MotA/TolQ/ExbB proton channel family protein: protein MLVAMALFALALERLIYWRVTHRRARRVLIDAWIQRRDHVSWSALTLREVWTRELLARLRQPLPWLKLLVAICPLLGLLGTVTGMIQVFDSLSLSDSGQARAMADGVARATLPTLVGMAVAVVGLLFVSRLEQIIRREDQRLHDRMARAVEDAHA, encoded by the coding sequence ATGCTGGTTGCCATGGCGCTGTTCGCGTTGGCGCTGGAGCGTCTGATCTACTGGCGCGTCACTCACCGCCGTGCGCGCCGGGTGCTGATCGATGCCTGGATCCAGCGCCGCGATCACGTCAGCTGGAGCGCGCTCACCCTGCGCGAGGTGTGGACCCGCGAACTACTGGCGCGGCTGCGCCAGCCGTTGCCCTGGCTCAAGCTGCTGGTGGCGATATGTCCGCTGCTGGGGCTGCTGGGCACCGTCACCGGGATGATCCAGGTGTTCGACAGCCTCTCCCTCAGCGACAGCGGGCAGGCGCGGGCGATGGCCGACGGCGTTGCCCGCGCCACGTTGCCCACGCTGGTGGGCATGGCCGTGGCCGTGGTCGGGCTACTGTTCGTATCCCGACTGGAACAGATCATTCGGCGCGAGGACCAGCGGCTACACGATCGCATGGCCCGCGCGGTGGAGGATGCCCATGCGTAG
- a CDS encoding biopolymer transporter ExbD: MRRRRLREASDDATGIDLTPMLDVVFIMLIFFIVTTSFIKESGVEIERPQSSEATARPDTQVLVAITQDGAVWVDGEAVDAHRVGAKVASLVSGDGSVVVQADRRSTTGLLLEVMDRIRQAGVDNVAVAANRDAG, from the coding sequence ATGCGTAGGCGGCGCCTGCGGGAAGCGAGCGACGACGCCACCGGGATCGACCTGACCCCGATGCTCGATGTCGTCTTCATCATGCTGATCTTCTTCATCGTCACCACCAGCTTCATCAAGGAGAGCGGGGTCGAGATCGAGCGGCCGCAGTCGAGCGAGGCGACCGCACGCCCCGATACCCAGGTGCTGGTGGCGATCACTCAGGATGGTGCGGTGTGGGTCGACGGCGAGGCGGTGGACGCCCATCGGGTCGGCGCCAAGGTGGCGTCGCTGGTCTCCGGCGATGGCAGCGTGGTGGTCCAGGCCGACCGCCGCTCGACCACGGGGTTGCTGCTCGAAGTGATGGATCGCATTCGCCAGGCCGGGGTCGACAATGTCGCCGTGGCGGCCAACCGGGACGCCGGCTGA
- a CDS encoding energy transducer TonB produces the protein MRRLVGLVAGAALALVLFYLLALLVAPPAPESQEIVSAAPIAMVDAPEQAPTPTTSAASAPPPPPAAPPPPPAAAPTPAPTPSRIAVPEPQVAQPQTPAPTLDAALPELSEARPTPRPKPEPQPQPQPESRPEPSPQPSPSPAPSTAQAPASQAASTPKGTQASPRDVGQLQPTSRVNPTYPARAQRRGLEGYVEVSFVIQPDGRVDGGSLRVIDAEPANVFDRAVEEAISRWRFPPADDVRRATQRIEFKLQG, from the coding sequence ATGCGCAGGCTGGTGGGGCTGGTCGCCGGTGCCGCGCTGGCACTGGTACTGTTCTATCTGCTGGCGCTGCTGGTGGCACCGCCGGCGCCGGAGAGTCAGGAGATCGTCAGCGCCGCGCCGATCGCCATGGTCGACGCGCCGGAGCAGGCGCCGACGCCGACGACGAGCGCGGCGTCGGCGCCGCCGCCACCCCCGGCCGCACCGCCACCACCACCGGCCGCGGCACCGACGCCGGCGCCGACACCCAGCCGGATCGCGGTGCCCGAGCCCCAGGTCGCGCAGCCGCAGACCCCTGCGCCCACCCTCGACGCCGCGCTGCCCGAGCTGAGCGAGGCGCGGCCGACGCCTCGACCCAAGCCGGAGCCACAACCTCAGCCGCAACCTGAATCGCGGCCCGAGCCCAGCCCGCAGCCTAGCCCGTCGCCGGCGCCCAGCACTGCCCAGGCGCCAGCCTCGCAGGCGGCATCAACGCCCAAGGGTACCCAGGCATCGCCGCGCGACGTGGGACAGCTGCAGCCGACCAGTCGGGTCAATCCGACCTACCCGGCGCGGGCGCAACGGCGGGGCCTGGAGGGCTACGTCGAGGTCAGTTTCGTGATCCAGCCCGATGGACGCGTGGATGGCGGCAGTCTGCGGGTGATCGACGCCGAGCCGGCCAACGTGTTCGACCGCGCGGTAGAGGAGGCGATATCGCGCTGGCGCTTCCCGCCGGCGGATGACGTGCGCCGTGCCACCCAGCGTATCGAGTTCAAACTGCAAGGTTGA
- the xthA gene encoding exodeoxyribonuclease III, translated as MRLVSFNINGIRARLHQLEALVEAHDPDVIGLQETKVQDSEFPREAVEALGYHVHIHGQKGHYGVALMTKARPEQVHYGLPDDPEDAQRRLIGATLALPDGRPLTVWNGYFPQGENVAHPTKFPHKRAFYAGLSALLEARHDPAERLAIMGDFNISPQDIDIGIGEENRKRWLREGKTSFQPEEREWLERLKAWGLKDSYRLCHPDSSDLFSWFDYRSKGFDREPKRGLRIDYILVTDPLAEATRAAGVDYALRGMEKPSDHAPVWSDFALE; from the coding sequence ATGCGCCTGGTCTCGTTCAACATCAACGGTATTCGCGCCCGCCTGCATCAACTGGAGGCGCTGGTCGAGGCCCACGATCCGGACGTGATCGGGCTGCAGGAGACCAAGGTGCAGGACAGCGAGTTTCCGCGCGAGGCGGTCGAGGCCCTCGGCTATCACGTCCACATCCACGGCCAGAAAGGGCACTACGGGGTCGCGCTGATGACCAAGGCGCGCCCGGAACAGGTCCACTACGGCCTGCCCGACGACCCGGAGGATGCCCAGCGAAGGCTGATCGGTGCCACGCTGGCGCTCCCCGATGGCCGCCCGTTGACGGTGTGGAACGGCTATTTCCCGCAGGGCGAGAACGTCGCTCACCCGACCAAGTTCCCGCACAAGCGCGCCTTCTATGCCGGGCTCAGCGCACTGCTCGAGGCGCGCCACGACCCCGCCGAACGCTTGGCCATCATGGGCGACTTCAATATTTCACCGCAGGATATCGACATCGGTATCGGCGAGGAGAACCGCAAGCGCTGGCTGCGTGAAGGCAAGACCAGCTTCCAGCCGGAAGAGCGCGAATGGCTCGAGCGGCTCAAGGCGTGGGGGCTGAAGGATAGCTACCGCCTGTGCCATCCGGACAGTAGCGACCTGTTCAGCTGGTTCGACTACCGCTCCAAGGGGTTCGATCGCGAGCCCAAGCGGGGTCTGCGTATCGATTACATCCTGGTCACCGACCCGCTGGCCGAAGCCACCCGCGCCGCCGGCGTCGACTACGCGCTGCGCGGCATGGAGAAACCCTCGGACCATGCCCCGGTGTGGAGCGACTTCGCGCTCGAGTGA
- the rhlB gene encoding ATP-dependent RNA helicase RhlB, whose protein sequence is MSESDNTQAPAQNRRPKRRRRKPRKSQSRNANGWSLDQFQVAPVAGRWRFHDFDLPLALMRAIHAEGFEYCTPIQAEALMYTLLGGDVVGKAQTGTGKTAAFLISMLAYFLEEEAPDGQKPGTPRALIVAPTRELALQIEKDAKALARFTSLNVASVVGGMDYQKQREQLVKNLDILVATPGRLLDFQQKRDIDLSQVEVLVLDEADRMLSMGFIPDVKRIIRYTPKREERQTFLFSATFTPDILNLSEQWTHNPAHVEIEVTTENAANIDQRVYLVSDDDKRRLLINLLKQEAMERVIVFGNRRDLVRELDGLLREAGINVAMLSGDVPQNQRISTLEKFRDGEIQVLVATDVAGRGIHIEDVSHVVNYTLPEDPEDYVHRIGRTGRAGAKGVSISFVGEEDAFSLPEIEAYIKDKLPCEQPPESMLV, encoded by the coding sequence ATGAGTGAGTCGGACAATACCCAGGCACCGGCACAGAACCGCAGACCCAAGCGGCGTCGACGCAAGCCTCGTAAATCGCAGTCGCGCAACGCCAACGGCTGGTCGCTGGATCAGTTCCAGGTCGCGCCCGTGGCCGGCCGCTGGCGGTTCCACGATTTCGATCTGCCGCTCGCGCTGATGCGTGCCATCCACGCCGAGGGGTTCGAGTACTGCACCCCGATCCAGGCCGAAGCGTTGATGTACACGCTGCTCGGCGGCGACGTGGTGGGCAAGGCGCAGACCGGCACCGGCAAGACGGCCGCCTTCCTGATCTCGATGCTCGCCTATTTCCTCGAGGAGGAGGCGCCGGACGGCCAGAAGCCGGGGACGCCGCGGGCACTGATCGTCGCTCCCACCCGCGAACTGGCGCTGCAGATCGAGAAGGACGCCAAGGCGCTGGCGCGCTTTACTTCGCTCAACGTGGCGAGCGTGGTCGGCGGCATGGATTACCAGAAGCAGCGCGAGCAGCTGGTCAAGAATCTGGACATCCTGGTGGCTACCCCGGGCCGGCTGCTGGACTTCCAGCAGAAGCGCGACATCGATCTCTCCCAGGTCGAGGTGCTGGTGCTCGATGAAGCGGATCGCATGCTGTCGATGGGTTTCATACCCGACGTCAAGCGCATCATCCGCTACACGCCCAAGCGTGAAGAGCGTCAGACCTTCCTGTTCTCGGCGACCTTTACCCCGGATATTCTCAATCTCTCCGAGCAGTGGACCCATAACCCGGCTCACGTCGAGATCGAGGTGACCACCGAGAACGCCGCCAATATCGATCAGCGCGTCTACCTGGTCAGCGACGACGACAAGCGCCGACTGCTGATCAACCTGCTCAAGCAGGAGGCGATGGAGCGCGTGATCGTGTTCGGCAACCGCCGCGACCTGGTGCGTGAGCTCGACGGACTGCTGCGCGAAGCGGGCATCAACGTGGCGATGCTCTCCGGCGACGTGCCGCAGAATCAGCGTATCAGCACGCTCGAGAAGTTCCGCGACGGCGAGATCCAGGTGCTGGTGGCGACCGATGTCGCCGGCCGCGGCATCCATATCGAGGATGTCAGCCACGTGGTCAACTACACCCTGCCCGAGGACCCGGAAGACTACGTGCACCGTATCGGTCGTACCGGGCGCGCCGGCGCCAAGGGCGTCTCGATCAGCTTTGTCGGTGAGGAGGACGCGTTCTCGCTGCCCGAGATCGAGGCCTACATCAAGGACAAGCTGCCGTGCGAGCAGCCGCCGGAGTCGATGCTCGTCTGA